The following are encoded together in the Lathyrus oleraceus cultivar Zhongwan6 chromosome 3, CAAS_Psat_ZW6_1.0, whole genome shotgun sequence genome:
- the LOC127131727 gene encoding uncharacterized protein LOC127131727 produces the protein MDHKHLLRQKPPGAPFTCSGCRQLGFGSNYHCQNSSHCNYVLHGECAYPDPYAFHPFFEKSYFEFHKKPPGDRERYCDACGKDILGFVYHCSRTGYDLHPCCLKLKNSITDESGTVTLKLSKKVDSKCVKCKHRSVVGNVKGWCYYDRNSCYHVSCFKDLIVENWRRGYFSQGDTSIATTNSSNDRETQLALTSMEMDQSLRISRRARTISKYTKIAILVFKLIFSAIFGNPISAFVAILEALASN, from the coding sequence ATGGATCATAAACACCTGTTACGACAGAAGCCTCCAGGAGCACCATTCACTTGCAGCGGTTGTAGACAACTAGGGTTTGGATCAAATTACCATTGTCAAAACAGCTCTCATTGCAACTATGTCCTACATGGAGAATGTGCATATCCCGATCCTTACGCCTTTCATCCATTTTTTGAGAAAAGCTATTTCGAATTTCACAAGAAACCACCTGGAGATAGAGAAAGATACTGCGATGCTTGTGGAAAAGATATATTAGGGTTTGTCTACCATTGTTCTAGGACAGGATATGATCTTCACCCTTGTTGTTTGAAGTTGAAAAATAGTATTACTGATGAAAGTGGTACTGTGACACTGAAATTGTCCAAGAAAGTTGATTCAAAGTGTGTGAAATGTAAGCATAGGAGTGTTGTGGGAAATGTTAAAGGGTGGTGTTATTATGATAGAAATAGTTGTTATCACGTGTCTTGTTTCAAGGATTTGATAGTTGAGAATTGGAGGAGGGGTTACTTTTCTCAAGGAGATACATCAATTGCAACTACAAATTCAAGTAATGATAGAGAAACTCAACTTGCACTGACGAGCATGGAGATGGATCAAAGTTTGAGGATTTCAAGGAGGGCAAGAACTATAAGCAAGTACACGAAGATAGCAATTTTGGTATTCAAGCTAATATTTTCAGCTATATTTGGAAATCCTATATCTGCTTTTGTTGCTATTTTGGAAGCTCTTGCTTCAAATTAA